A single Anopheles arabiensis isolate DONGOLA chromosome 2, AaraD3, whole genome shotgun sequence DNA region contains:
- the LOC120893345 gene encoding peroxisomal multifunctional enzyme type 2-like: MALKSDPVFERIAKRLESIDPNNRQVQQVYKFRIQQNGTVVKTWVLDLKAVKLTEGDGPAEATLTMEDDIMFALGTGAMPAKEALAQDKLDVEGQVELIFLLEPFIASLKK; the protein is encoded by the coding sequence atggccctcaagtccgatcccgtcttcgagCGTATTGCCAAGCGTCTGGAGAGCATCGACCCGAACAACCGCCAGGTGCAGCAGGTGTACAAGTTCCGCATCCAGCAGAACGGCACGGTCGTCAAGACCTGGGTGCTGGACCTGAAGGCGGTCAAGCTGACCGAGGGCGATGGTCCGGCCGAGGCCACCCTTACCATGGAGGATGACATCATGTTCGCCCTCGGCACCGGTGCCATGCCGGCCAAGGAGGCCCTCGCCCAGGACAAGCTGGACGTGGAGGGACAGGTCGAGCTGATCTTCCTGCTGGAGCCGTTCATTGCTTCGCTCAAGAAGTAA